GTtgcctccctacttcctcggaattgCTGGTGCCAAAaaccccttggagtcttcagggtttgttgGCAAGTTGTTCCGTGATTACGGGTTGCTCTGGTTgggtgaggtagaaataccaataggaaCAAAAAAGACTCCAACCCTGATTCTGGTTGGGATGGGCTTACTACCCAGCGTAAAATAGTATGGGGGGCCAATCAAACCCTCGACAGTTTGCGTATGCGTGCAAGCGTAACAGACActacctacggaggtagaatTGATTGTGCCAGTGCTAGCTTTGTTCACTGGTGTGGGGTCATTCAACGAAGTCCGCAataacaaaacagcaaaggacCCAAACACATAAGCTGTTTAATGTTTTGAGAACCTCAAGCATTCTCATATTGCTCTGGCTACCTAGCCCATCATGGTGTTGACCAGTGAGGATGTCTGCGCGCACTTCTTAGACAATGTGTTCTTGCTCTCCCAGGAGCATCCGATTCGACTTTTTCTTATGCAACAAGGTTTTGAATCTATGGAGGACCTCTTTGGCATATTTGAAGATGATCTCAGTACCTTTGGATATTTTTGCCCTGCTACTCTTAGATTCAACAAGAACCCTCAATGGTCCCCTTTGTCCCCTGCACACCATCAGATTCTTTGACACTTCCTGCATTGGCAAGCATCTCTTTGGCATCAAAAGGGAAGCAGCTTGAAGTATCCGGAGCTTGTTACATTGACCGACCAGGATTTCGCTCAGTACCAACAATCAACATTGGAAGAGATACTTCCCAATGACACCAACAAAGTTCTTGCTTGCTCTAGCATGCCACCTGTTCCTAGCAAGACGGTCCTCATGCACATTCTGGACAATGTGTTTGTGCTCTCCGAAGATCACCCAATCCGTTTATGTTTTTCGCAGCAGAGCATTGAATCTATGGAGGATTTTTTCAGTTTTCTTGAAGATGGCATTGATGCCCTCACTTTTTCACCCACACCTGCTGACGAAAGCAACTTACTTCCACGACGGATGCCCATGAAGCTTGGACACTGTTGGCTTCTGCAGGCTTTCTTTGACTGGCAAGTATTGCTTGAATGGGAAAAGGGGAGTTTTTTGGAGAATTCGGAACTTGCTGCATTGACCAAAGCGGATTTTACTTGTTACCGACAATCTGCAATCAAGAAAGCCTCAGCTGCATCCCTTATGCCATCAGCTTCTACCCTTGGTGTCACCAGGAA
This is a stretch of genomic DNA from Phaeodactylum tricornutum CCAP 1055/1 chromosome 24, whole genome shotgun sequence. It encodes these proteins:
- a CDS encoding predicted protein codes for the protein MPPVPSKTVLMHILDNVFVLSEDHPIRLCFSQQSIESMEDFFSFLEDGIDALTFSPTPADESNLLPRRMPMKLGHCWLLQAFFDWQVLLEWEKGSFLENSELAALTKADFTCYRQSAIKKASAASLMPSASTLGVTRKGLTPQDGEDCSKPINFAKLHRIKSKNSCVLKGLPDSTPDNLIGETLPTNSQD